A DNA window from Hymenobacter aquaticus contains the following coding sequences:
- a CDS encoding ribosome maturation factor RimP, which produces MKFDRDQIAEMLQDSLPGPELFVVALTVSDAIRPKITVILDSEQGFGIDECAQVSRRLARRIDEAYGEEASYTLEVTSPGADQPFTDQRQYTRHVGRTLSLKLQDDTEKTGLLEATEAEGIQLAEEIKEKNKKKVLPAVLIPFADIKEARVVISFK; this is translated from the coding sequence ATGAAATTTGACCGCGACCAAATTGCCGAAATGCTCCAGGACAGCCTGCCCGGCCCCGAGCTGTTCGTCGTCGCCCTGACCGTTTCCGATGCCATCCGGCCCAAGATTACGGTCATTCTCGACAGTGAGCAGGGCTTCGGTATCGACGAGTGCGCCCAGGTTAGCCGCCGGCTGGCCCGCCGCATCGACGAGGCCTACGGCGAAGAAGCCAGCTACACGCTGGAAGTTACCTCGCCCGGTGCCGACCAGCCCTTCACCGACCAGCGCCAGTACACGCGCCATGTGGGCCGCACGCTGAGCCTGAAGCTGCAGGACGACACCGAGAAAACCGGTCTGCTGGAAGCCACCGAAGCCGAAGGCATTCAGCTGGCCGAGGAAATTAAGGAGAAAAACAAAAAGAAAGTCCTGCCCGCCGTCCTGATTCCCTTCGCGGACATCAAGGAAGCCCGGGTCGTCATTTCCTTTAAATAA
- the infB gene encoding translation initiation factor IF-2, whose protein sequence is MAEAAPKRLQQAAKDLNIGMGTVVETLAKKGHQVENKPTTKLTAEQVGLLEKEFASSAQDKMEATKLSQAKRQTEAEAAPAPRPEPVAPKASSPAVPTPAPAPKPVEEAKPAAPAPQPAPAAEVKPVAPAPAPVAAAPAEPEAPKVPGLKVLGKIELDSKGRPVPPRPAAAAPQPTPAPVPAPAPVAEQKPVAPAPQPAPAPAPAPVAEAKPEPKVEAAPAPEPTPAPAPAATPAVAPAPVAASSAPEPAPVASAPAAADSAASEQSTEEGGTIVAKADQLKGLTVLGKIELPLDSSRRGGRGARPVASSDVRKSGLGTDNKKKRARMPAPGAPTTGQTGQNTGQGGGYQGNRPGGGPGQRPGGPGQRPGGPGQRPGQGGNAPRPAVANTPEQNDKQIQEQIKATLAKLSGGRGGNQNNRAKYRRDKRAGGAEDREAQRAQNELDAKTLKVTEFISANDLASLMDVSVNEVIKVCLNMGMFVSINQRLDAEAITVVADEFGYDVEFLSAEEDEIDTTLEDNPEDLLPRAPIVTIMGHVDHGKTSLLDYIRNASVAKGEAGGITQHIGAYDVMTKSGKRVTFLDTPGHEAFTAMRARGAKVTDIAIIVVAADDSVMPQTREAINHAQAAGVPIVIAMNKIDKPGANSEKIREELSQMNILVEDWGGKYQSQEVSAKTGLGIDDLLEKVLLEAELLELKANPDRNAVGTVIEAMLDKGRGYVTTVLVQTGTLKVGDVVLAGPHYGRVKAMTDHRGKKMKQAGPATPVQVLGLTGAPQAGDKIQVMETEREARELATQRQQLSREQSMRTKKHITLDEIGRRLAIGSFKELNVIVKGDVDGSVEALSDSLLKLSTPEVKVNILSKGVGAISESDVLLASASDAIIIGFQVRPSQSARKLADNEQIDIRLYSIIYNAINEVKDAMEGMLAPTVQEVVVANAEVRQVFNITKVGSIAGCMVTEGSFTRNTKVRVVRDGIVVHSGEISALKRYKDDVSEVRQGYECGISIKGFNDLREGDNIEGFEEKEVKRTL, encoded by the coding sequence ATGGCGGAAGCAGCACCTAAACGGCTCCAGCAGGCAGCCAAAGACCTGAATATTGGAATGGGCACGGTCGTGGAGACCTTGGCCAAGAAAGGACATCAGGTAGAAAATAAACCTACCACGAAGCTGACTGCCGAACAGGTAGGCTTGCTGGAGAAGGAGTTTGCGTCCTCGGCGCAAGACAAGATGGAAGCGACCAAGCTCAGCCAGGCCAAGCGCCAGACCGAAGCCGAAGCCGCTCCTGCTCCCCGGCCGGAACCTGTTGCGCCGAAAGCGTCGAGCCCCGCTGTGCCCACCCCGGCACCAGCGCCCAAGCCCGTGGAAGAAGCCAAGCCGGCCGCGCCGGCCCCCCAGCCTGCCCCGGCAGCTGAGGTGAAGCCCGTGGCGCCCGCGCCCGCGCCGGTAGCTGCTGCTCCCGCCGAACCCGAAGCACCCAAAGTGCCCGGCCTGAAAGTACTGGGCAAGATTGAGCTGGACTCGAAAGGCCGTCCGGTGCCTCCGCGCCCGGCCGCTGCGGCTCCCCAGCCCACTCCGGCACCCGTGCCCGCCCCGGCACCCGTAGCGGAGCAAAAGCCAGTTGCTCCTGCTCCGCAGCCGGCCCCGGCCCCCGCGCCAGCCCCGGTTGCGGAAGCCAAGCCCGAGCCCAAAGTAGAAGCGGCCCCTGCGCCCGAGCCTACTCCGGCTCCCGCTCCCGCTGCTACTCCGGCAGTTGCTCCCGCGCCCGTAGCAGCCTCCTCGGCTCCCGAGCCGGCCCCGGTTGCCAGTGCTCCTGCCGCCGCAGATTCTGCTGCCAGTGAGCAGTCGACGGAAGAAGGTGGCACTATCGTCGCCAAAGCCGATCAGCTGAAAGGCCTTACCGTACTGGGCAAGATCGAGCTTCCGCTTGATTCTTCCCGGCGTGGTGGCCGCGGGGCCCGGCCGGTGGCCTCATCCGATGTTCGCAAGAGCGGACTCGGTACCGACAACAAGAAAAAGCGGGCCCGCATGCCGGCTCCCGGCGCTCCGACTACGGGGCAAACTGGTCAGAATACCGGCCAGGGTGGCGGCTACCAGGGCAACCGCCCCGGTGGTGGCCCTGGTCAGCGCCCCGGCGGCCCTGGTCAGCGGCCCGGTGGTCCGGGTCAGCGCCCCGGCCAGGGTGGCAATGCCCCCCGTCCGGCGGTGGCCAACACGCCCGAGCAGAACGACAAGCAGATTCAGGAGCAGATCAAGGCGACGCTGGCTAAGCTCAGCGGCGGCCGTGGTGGCAACCAGAATAACCGCGCCAAGTACCGCCGCGACAAGCGCGCCGGTGGGGCCGAGGATCGGGAAGCCCAGCGCGCCCAAAACGAGCTGGATGCCAAGACGCTCAAAGTAACCGAGTTCATCTCCGCCAACGACCTGGCTTCGCTGATGGACGTTTCGGTGAACGAAGTCATCAAGGTGTGCCTGAACATGGGCATGTTCGTTTCCATCAACCAGCGTCTCGATGCGGAAGCTATTACGGTAGTGGCCGACGAGTTTGGCTACGACGTAGAGTTCCTGTCGGCGGAGGAAGATGAAATCGACACGACCCTTGAGGACAACCCCGAGGATCTGCTGCCGCGGGCTCCTATCGTGACCATCATGGGCCACGTCGACCACGGCAAGACCTCGCTGCTTGACTACATCCGGAACGCCAGCGTAGCCAAAGGCGAAGCCGGCGGTATTACGCAGCACATCGGGGCCTACGACGTAATGACCAAGTCGGGCAAGCGCGTTACCTTCCTCGATACGCCGGGTCACGAAGCGTTTACCGCTATGCGTGCCCGGGGTGCCAAGGTGACGGACATTGCCATCATCGTGGTAGCAGCCGACGACTCGGTGATGCCCCAGACGCGGGAAGCCATCAACCACGCGCAAGCGGCGGGCGTGCCCATCGTTATTGCGATGAACAAGATTGATAAGCCCGGCGCCAACTCGGAGAAAATCCGGGAGGAGCTGTCGCAGATGAACATTCTGGTCGAAGACTGGGGTGGTAAGTATCAGTCGCAGGAGGTATCGGCCAAAACCGGCCTGGGTATCGATGATCTGCTGGAAAAGGTGTTGCTGGAAGCCGAGCTGCTCGAGCTGAAAGCCAACCCCGACCGCAACGCCGTGGGTACCGTCATCGAAGCCATGCTGGACAAAGGCCGCGGCTACGTAACCACCGTGCTGGTGCAAACCGGGACGCTGAAGGTGGGCGACGTGGTACTGGCGGGTCCGCACTACGGCCGCGTGAAGGCCATGACCGACCACCGCGGCAAGAAGATGAAGCAAGCTGGCCCGGCCACTCCGGTACAGGTGCTTGGTCTGACGGGTGCTCCGCAGGCCGGCGACAAGATTCAGGTGATGGAAACCGAGCGCGAAGCCCGCGAATTGGCCACTCAGCGTCAGCAACTCTCGCGTGAGCAGAGCATGCGGACCAAGAAGCACATTACCCTGGACGAAATTGGTCGCCGTCTGGCTATCGGCTCGTTCAAAGAGCTCAACGTTATTGTGAAAGGTGACGTGGACGGCTCGGTAGAAGCTCTCTCCGACTCGCTGCTCAAGCTCTCGACGCCGGAAGTGAAGGTGAACATCCTGTCGAAAGGTGTGGGTGCCATCTCCGAATCGGACGTGCTGCTGGCTTCGGCTTCCGACGCCATCATCATCGGCTTCCAGGTGCGGCCCTCGCAGAGTGCCCGCAAGCTGGCCGACAACGAGCAGATCGATATTCGCCTCTACTCTATCATCTACAACGCCATCAATGAGGTGAAGGATGCCATGGAAGGCATGCTGGCCCCAACGGTGCAGGAAGTAGTGGTAGCCAACGCCGAGGTGCGGCAGGTGTTCAACATTACCAAGGTGGGCAGCATTGCAGGCTGTATGGTAACGGAGGGCTCCTTCACCCGCAATACCAAGGTGCGGGTGGTGCGCGACGGTATCGTGGTGCATTCGGGCGAAATCTCGGCGCTGAAGCGGTACAAAGACGACGTGTCGGAAGTACGCCAAGGCTACGAGTGCGGTATTTCGATCAAAGGCTTTAATGATTTGCGCGAAGGTGACAACATTGAGGGCTTCGAAGAGAAAGAAGTTAAGCGGACGCTGTAA
- a CDS encoding heme-binding protein — translation MANSSFAGSEGLHVMRLGGTAEQTENIFGPLAGLIGSWVGNKGWNLIAVPNQKGGFVLLTSPYIETLTISPLATPTPNRGERIIQQLPTLLYELKINSLIDGSLMHAENGTWLLLPDCPSGFGVARQASVPHGDSLLAPGTVQVTKGGPSIPDISSLPDIGGTRLGYLDPYLTPMQGFNKTNPNATLRQASSQQTIVQTTTISVSTDNQGGIVNIPFIVKNADASKFEATFWLETVLDKPTGRTFQQLQYSQATSIDFLPRLDGKGLIQWPHININTLIKR, via the coding sequence ATGGCAAACTCAAGTTTTGCGGGCTCCGAAGGCCTGCACGTGATGCGTCTTGGCGGCACCGCCGAGCAAACCGAAAATATCTTCGGCCCCCTGGCCGGCCTGATCGGCAGCTGGGTCGGCAACAAAGGCTGGAACCTGATTGCGGTGCCCAACCAGAAGGGTGGCTTCGTTTTGCTGACGAGCCCTTACATCGAAACCCTCACGATTAGTCCGCTGGCTACGCCCACGCCTAACCGCGGAGAGCGAATTATCCAGCAGCTGCCCACGCTGCTCTACGAGCTGAAAATCAACAGCCTGATCGACGGAAGCCTGATGCACGCCGAAAATGGCACTTGGCTGCTGCTGCCCGACTGCCCCAGTGGCTTCGGCGTGGCCCGGCAGGCCTCCGTGCCCCACGGCGACTCGCTCCTGGCCCCAGGTACTGTGCAGGTAACCAAAGGCGGCCCCAGCATTCCGGATATTTCGTCGCTGCCCGATATCGGGGGCACCCGGCTGGGCTACCTCGACCCGTATCTGACGCCCATGCAGGGCTTCAACAAAACCAACCCCAACGCCACGCTCCGGCAGGCCAGCTCTCAGCAGACTATCGTTCAAACCACTACTATTTCCGTCAGCACCGACAACCAGGGCGGTATCGTCAACATTCCCTTCATCGTCAAGAATGCCGATGCCAGCAAGTTTGAGGCGACCTTCTGGCTGGAAACCGTGCTCGACAAGCCCACGGGCCGCACGTTTCAGCAGCTGCAGTACTCCCAGGCCACCAGCATCGACTTCCTGCCCCGCCTTGATGGGAAGGGCCTGATCCAGTGGCCCCACATCAACATCAACACGCTGATTAAGCGGTAA
- a CDS encoding DUF3078 domain-containing protein — protein sequence MKRLLRAGRQLLPRMVGGVVCLSLLPALALAQTSENSAAAPDTVQGWRRGGVGTLNFSQVSLSNWAPGGQSSLSLLGIGNVFLHNRRGHNTFDTSLDVVYGSLKAGKARIRKSDDRLELNAKYGRQFTKVLYYAAQANVKTQLTPTTALEKPDSLLSRFFAPAYILTSIGIDYKPNDQLSVFLSPITGKFTVVADQTLADAGAFGVEPAERTADGQVVRGTGQRFRQELGAYLNVKYRRPIWENVTFQSKLDLFSNYLHSPGNIDVNWETLVSFKVNRFISSSIATTLVYDDDVLTPVDRNDDGVPDSRGRRVQFKETLGIGLTYRF from the coding sequence ATGAAGCGTTTGCTACGAGCCGGCCGCCAGCTGCTGCCCCGAATGGTGGGCGGGGTGGTGTGCCTGAGCCTGCTACCCGCCCTGGCCCTGGCCCAGACGTCGGAAAACAGCGCCGCCGCGCCCGACACCGTGCAGGGCTGGCGACGCGGCGGCGTGGGCACGCTCAATTTCAGCCAGGTAAGCCTGAGCAACTGGGCCCCGGGCGGGCAAAGCTCCCTGTCGCTGCTGGGCATCGGCAACGTGTTTCTGCACAACCGCCGCGGCCATAATACCTTCGACACCTCCCTGGATGTCGTGTATGGCAGCCTCAAAGCCGGCAAAGCCCGCATCCGCAAGAGCGACGACCGGCTGGAACTCAACGCCAAGTACGGCCGCCAGTTTACCAAGGTGCTGTACTACGCCGCGCAGGCCAACGTGAAAACGCAGCTGACGCCCACTACGGCCCTGGAAAAGCCGGATTCGCTGTTGTCGCGCTTCTTTGCCCCGGCCTATATCCTGACATCCATCGGCATCGACTACAAGCCCAACGACCAGCTCTCGGTGTTTCTGTCGCCGATTACGGGCAAGTTCACGGTGGTGGCCGATCAGACGCTGGCCGATGCCGGCGCCTTCGGCGTGGAGCCGGCCGAGCGCACTGCCGACGGGCAAGTGGTGCGGGGCACCGGGCAGCGCTTCCGCCAGGAGCTGGGAGCCTACCTGAACGTAAAGTACCGCCGCCCCATCTGGGAAAATGTTACATTTCAAAGTAAGCTGGATCTGTTCAGCAACTACTTGCACTCCCCCGGCAACATCGACGTGAACTGGGAAACTCTGGTCAGCTTCAAGGTCAACCGGTTTATCAGCAGCAGCATTGCCACCACGCTGGTGTACGACGACGATGTTTTAACCCCCGTCGACCGGAACGATGACGGGGTGCCGGACAGCCGCGGCCGCCGGGTTCAGTTCAAGGAAACCCTCGGTATCGGCCTGACTTATAGGTTTTAA
- the nusA gene encoding transcription termination factor NusA, which produces MNSNVLIESFAEFARSKNIDRPTMMSILEDVFRTMIRKKYTTDENFDVIINVDKGDLEIWRNREIVDDNSEDIWDFDKIPLAEAQKIEADFEVGEQVAEEVKLEDFGRRAVLMARQTLIQRVKDLERDNLYQAYKDQVGEIVTGEVYQVWSREALILDKEENELVLPKGEQIPKDRYRKGDTVRAVVHRVEIINGTPKIILSRAAPAFLERLFELEVPEIYDGLITIKNIVREPGERAKVAVESYDDRIDPVGACVGMKGSRIHAVVRELENENIDVINYTDNLELYIQRALSPAKIGSMRINEQTGRVSVFLKPDQVSLAIGRGGANIKLASRLVGMEIDVFREAGDYDEDIALDEFQDEIEGWVLDELKKIGLDTGRAVLAVSKEDIVRRTELEDVTVEDVFRIIRNEFEDNEEQEETTNSGDAQ; this is translated from the coding sequence ATGAACAGCAACGTCCTGATAGAATCGTTCGCCGAGTTCGCCCGCTCCAAGAACATCGACCGTCCCACGATGATGAGTATCCTGGAGGACGTGTTCCGCACGATGATCCGGAAAAAGTACACCACCGATGAGAACTTCGACGTCATCATCAACGTGGACAAAGGCGACCTGGAGATTTGGCGCAACCGCGAAATCGTGGATGACAACTCCGAGGACATCTGGGATTTCGACAAGATTCCGCTGGCCGAAGCCCAGAAGATCGAAGCCGACTTCGAAGTGGGCGAGCAGGTAGCCGAAGAGGTGAAGCTCGAAGACTTCGGTCGCCGGGCCGTGCTGATGGCCCGCCAGACGCTGATTCAGCGCGTGAAGGACCTCGAGCGCGACAACCTCTACCAGGCTTACAAAGACCAGGTGGGCGAAATCGTGACCGGCGAAGTGTACCAGGTGTGGAGCCGCGAGGCCCTGATCCTGGACAAGGAGGAAAACGAGCTGGTGCTGCCCAAGGGTGAGCAGATCCCGAAGGACCGCTACCGCAAGGGCGACACCGTGCGCGCCGTGGTACACCGCGTCGAAATCATCAACGGCACGCCCAAAATCATCCTCTCGCGCGCCGCGCCGGCTTTCCTGGAGCGTTTGTTCGAGCTGGAAGTACCCGAAATCTACGACGGCCTCATCACCATCAAGAACATCGTGCGCGAGCCGGGCGAGCGGGCCAAAGTAGCCGTCGAAAGCTACGACGACCGGATTGACCCCGTCGGCGCCTGCGTCGGCATGAAAGGCTCCCGGATTCACGCCGTAGTGCGCGAGCTGGAAAACGAGAACATCGACGTTATCAATTACACCGATAACCTCGAGCTCTACATCCAGCGGGCCCTGTCGCCGGCCAAGATTGGCTCGATGCGCATTAATGAACAAACCGGCCGCGTGTCGGTGTTCTTAAAGCCGGACCAAGTTAGCCTGGCCATCGGCCGGGGCGGCGCCAACATTAAGCTGGCAAGCCGGTTGGTCGGCATGGAAATCGACGTGTTCCGCGAAGCCGGCGACTACGACGAAGATATTGCCCTCGACGAATTCCAGGATGAAATTGAAGGCTGGGTGCTCGACGAGCTCAAGAAAATCGGCCTCGACACGGGCCGTGCCGTACTGGCTGTGAGCAAAGAAGATATCGTGCGGCGCACCGAGCTGGAAGACGTAACCGTTGAGGACGTTTTCCGCATCATCCGCAATGAATTCGAGGATAACGAAGAACAAGAAGAAACCACAAATTCCGGCGACGCGCAATGA